The following are encoded together in the Citrobacter arsenatis genome:
- the aceF gene encoding pyruvate dehydrogenase complex dihydrolipoyllysine-residue acetyltransferase, producing the protein MAIEINVPDIGADEVEITEILVKVGDKVEAEQSLITVEGDKASMEVPSPQAGIVKEIKVSVGDKTETGKLIMIFDSADGAAAAAPAPAEEKKEAAPAAAPAASAAKEVHVPDIGGDEVEVTEVMVKVGDTVAAEQSLITVEGDKASMEVPAPFAGTVKEIKINTGDKVSTGSLIMVFEVAGAAPAAAPAQAAAPAAAAAPAASGSKEVNVPDIGGDEVEVTEVMVKVGDKIAAEQSLITVEGDKASMEVPAPFAGTVKEIKISTGDKVKTGSLIMVFEVEGAAPAAAPAQAAAPAPAAAPSQAAKPAAAPAAKAEGKSEFAENDAYVHATPLIRRLAREFGVNLAKVKGSGRKGRILREDVQAYVKDAIKRAESAPAAAGGGIPGMLPWPKVDFSKFGEIEEVELGRIQKISGANLSRNWVMIPHVTHFDKTDITDLEAFRKQQNAEAEKRKLDVKFTPVVFIMKAVAAALEQMPRFNSSLSEDSQRLTLKKYINIGVAVDTPNGLVVPVFKDVNKKSITELSRELTVISKKARDGKLTAGEMQGGCFTISSIGGLGTTHFAPIVNAPEVAILGVSKSSMEPVWNGKEFMPRLMMPISLSFDHRVIDGADGARFITIINNMLSDIRRLVM; encoded by the coding sequence ATGGCTATCGAAATCAATGTACCGGACATCGGGGCTGATGAAGTTGAAATCACCGAGATCCTGGTCAAAGTGGGCGACAAAGTTGAAGCTGAACAGTCGCTGATCACCGTAGAAGGCGACAAAGCCTCTATGGAAGTTCCGTCTCCTCAGGCAGGTATCGTTAAAGAGATTAAAGTCTCTGTTGGCGACAAAACTGAGACCGGCAAACTGATCATGATTTTCGATTCCGCCGACGGTGCAGCAGCAGCTGCACCTGCTCCGGCAGAAGAGAAGAAAGAAGCGGCTCCAGCAGCAGCACCAGCAGCCTCAGCGGCGAAAGAAGTACACGTACCGGACATCGGTGGTGACGAAGTTGAAGTTACCGAAGTCATGGTTAAAGTGGGCGACACCGTTGCGGCTGAACAGTCTCTGATCACCGTCGAAGGCGACAAAGCCTCTATGGAAGTACCGGCGCCGTTCGCTGGTACCGTTAAAGAGATCAAAATCAACACCGGCGACAAAGTGTCTACGGGCTCCCTGATTATGGTCTTCGAAGTTGCGGGCGCAGCGCCTGCTGCAGCACCGGCTCAAGCGGCAGCTCCAGCAGCAGCGGCGGCTCCGGCAGCTTCTGGCTCGAAAGAAGTTAACGTACCGGATATCGGCGGTGATGAAGTTGAAGTCACCGAAGTGATGGTTAAAGTGGGCGATAAAATTGCCGCTGAGCAGTCACTGATCACCGTTGAAGGTGACAAAGCCTCGATGGAAGTTCCGGCACCGTTCGCGGGCACCGTGAAAGAAATCAAAATCAGCACCGGCGACAAAGTCAAAACCGGTTCTCTGATTATGGTCTTCGAAGTTGAAGGCGCAGCGCCTGCTGCCGCGCCTGCGCAAGCCGCAGCTCCGGCTCCGGCCGCTGCACCGTCTCAGGCTGCTAAACCAGCCGCAGCACCGGCTGCAAAAGCGGAAGGCAAATCTGAGTTCGCTGAAAACGATGCTTACGTCCACGCGACTCCACTGATTCGTCGCCTGGCGCGCGAATTCGGTGTGAACCTGGCGAAAGTGAAAGGTTCTGGCCGTAAAGGTCGTATCCTGCGTGAAGACGTTCAGGCTTACGTGAAAGACGCTATCAAACGCGCCGAGTCTGCACCTGCTGCTGCTGGCGGCGGTATCCCAGGCATGCTGCCTTGGCCGAAAGTGGACTTCAGCAAGTTTGGTGAAATCGAAGAAGTGGAACTGGGCCGTATCCAGAAAATCTCTGGTGCTAACCTGAGCCGTAACTGGGTAATGATCCCGCATGTTACGCACTTCGACAAAACCGATATCACCGATCTGGAAGCGTTCCGTAAACAGCAGAACGCCGAAGCTGAAAAACGTAAACTGGACGTGAAATTCACCCCAGTGGTCTTCATCATGAAAGCCGTTGCTGCCGCTCTGGAACAGATGCCGCGCTTCAACAGCTCCCTGTCTGAAGACAGTCAGCGCCTGACCCTGAAAAAATACATCAACATCGGTGTAGCGGTTGATACTCCGAATGGTCTGGTTGTTCCGGTCTTCAAAGACGTGAACAAGAAGAGCATTACCGAGCTGTCTCGTGAACTGACCGTGATCTCCAAGAAAGCGCGTGATGGCAAGCTGACTGCTGGCGAAATGCAGGGCGGTTGCTTCACCATCTCCAGCATCGGTGGCCTGGGTACGACCCACTTCGCGCCGATTGTGAATGCGCCGGAAGTGGCTATCCTCGGTGTCTCCAAGTCCTCTATGGAGCCAGTGTGGAACGGTAAAGAGTTTATGCCGCGTCTGATGATGCCGATTTCGCTCTCCTTCGACCACCGCGTAATCGACGGTGCAGATGGTGCGCGCTTTATCACCATCATCAACAACATGCTGTCTGACATTCGCCGCCTGGTGATGTAA
- the pdhR gene encoding pyruvate dehydrogenase complex transcriptional repressor PdhR: MAYSKIRQPKLSDVIEQQLEFLILEGTLRPGEKLPPERELAKQFDVSRPSLREAIQRLEAKGLLLRRQGGGTFVQSSLWQSFSDPLVELLSDHPESQFDLLETRHALEGIAAYYAALRSTDEDKTRIRELHHAIELAQQSGDLDGESDAVLQYQIAVTEAAHNVVLLHLLRCMEPMLAQNVRQNFELLYARREMLPLVSSHRTRIFEAIIAGKPEEAREASHRHLAFIEEILLDRSREESRRERALRRLEQRKN, encoded by the coding sequence ATGGCCTACAGCAAAATCCGCCAACCAAAACTCTCCGATGTGATTGAGCAGCAGCTGGAGTTTTTAATTCTTGAGGGGACACTTCGCCCCGGAGAAAAACTCCCACCGGAACGCGAGCTGGCAAAACAGTTCGACGTCTCCCGCCCCTCCTTACGCGAGGCGATCCAACGCCTTGAAGCGAAGGGGTTACTGCTTCGTCGTCAGGGCGGTGGCACTTTTGTTCAGAGCAGCCTGTGGCAGAGCTTCAGCGACCCACTGGTAGAGCTGCTCTCCGACCATCCTGAATCCCAGTTTGACCTGCTTGAGACGCGCCATGCGTTGGAAGGTATTGCAGCCTATTACGCTGCATTGCGCAGCACGGATGAAGACAAAACGCGTATCCGTGAACTCCACCATGCGATCGAGCTTGCTCAACAGTCCGGCGATCTTGACGGCGAATCTGATGCGGTCCTTCAGTATCAAATTGCTGTCACCGAAGCGGCACACAATGTAGTGCTGCTCCATTTGCTAAGGTGTATGGAGCCGATGCTGGCCCAAAACGTTCGGCAAAACTTCGAATTGCTGTATGCGCGTCGCGAGATGCTGCCGCTGGTAAGCAGTCACCGTACCCGTATCTTCGAAGCAATTATCGCCGGGAAGCCTGAAGAAGCGCGTGAAGCGTCTCATCGTCACCTGGCGTTTATTGAAGAGATTCTGCTGGACAGAAGCCGTGAGGAAAGTCGTCGTGAACGCGCCTTACGCCGCCTGGAGCAACGAAAGAATTAG
- the traT gene encoding conjugal transfer complement resistance protein TraT, translating into MSFKRIAIVGMVVATMTLTGCGAMTTAVKKRNLEVKTQMSETIWLEPSSEKTVYIQVKNTSDKDMSNLQTLLANDLSAKGYKVTSSPDSAYYWVQANVLKADKMDLREAQGFLKTGYEGAAMGAALGAGITAYNSNSSGAALGVGLAAGLIGMAADAMVEDVNYTMVTDLQISERSKAKVTTDNVAALRQGTSGIKLQTSSAQGDRAKYQTRVVSNANKVNLKFEEAKPVLEAQLAKSVANIL; encoded by the coding sequence ATGTCTTTTAAAAGAATCGCGATTGTTGGCATGGTTGTCGCGACAATGACGCTGACCGGTTGTGGCGCGATGACCACCGCCGTTAAAAAACGTAACCTCGAAGTGAAAACGCAGATGAGCGAAACCATCTGGCTGGAGCCTTCCAGCGAGAAGACCGTTTATATTCAGGTAAAAAACACTTCTGATAAAGACATGAGCAACCTGCAAACCCTGCTGGCAAACGATCTGTCAGCGAAGGGCTATAAAGTGACCAGTTCACCGGACAGTGCTTACTACTGGGTGCAGGCGAACGTACTGAAAGCTGACAAAATGGATCTGCGCGAAGCTCAGGGATTCCTGAAGACCGGCTATGAAGGGGCGGCGATGGGCGCTGCTTTGGGCGCGGGCATTACCGCCTATAACAGCAACTCCTCCGGTGCGGCGCTGGGCGTTGGGCTGGCAGCGGGGCTGATCGGTATGGCTGCTGATGCCATGGTGGAAGACGTCAACTACACCATGGTCACTGACCTGCAAATCTCCGAGCGCAGTAAAGCGAAAGTGACAACGGATAACGTTGCCGCTCTGCGTCAGGGAACGTCCGGCATCAAGCTGCAAACCAGCAGCGCACAGGGCGATCGTGCAAAGTATCAGACTCGCGTGGTGTCTAACGCGAACAAGGTGAATTTGAAGTTCGAAGAAGCGAAACCGGTTCTGGAAGCGCAACTGGCGAAATCAGTCGCAAATATTCTGTAA
- the lpdA gene encoding dihydrolipoyl dehydrogenase yields the protein MSTEIKTQVVVLGAGPAGYSAAFRCADLGLETVIVERYSTLGGVCLNVGCIPSKALLHVAKVIEEAKALAEHGIVFGEPKTDIDKIRTWKEKVITQLTGGLAGMAKGRKVKVVNGLGKFTGANTLEVEGENGKTVINFDNAIIAAGSRPIELPFIPHEDPRVWDSTDALELKTVPKRLLVMGGGIIGLEMGTVYHALGSEIDVVEMFDQVIPAADKDVVKVFTKRISKKFNLMLETKVTAVEAKEDGIYVSMEGKKAPAEAQRYDAVLVAIGRVPNGKNLDAGKAGVEVDDRGFIRVDKQLRTNVPHIFAIGDIVGQPMLAHKGVHEGHVAAEVIAGKKHYFDPKVIPSIAYTEPEVAWVGLTEKEAKEKGISFETATFPWAASGRAIASDCADGMTKLIFDKESHRVIGGAIVGTNGGELLGEIGLAIEMGCDAEDIALTIHAHPTLHESVGLAAEVFEGSITDLPNPKAKKK from the coding sequence ATGAGCACTGAAATCAAAACTCAGGTCGTGGTACTTGGGGCAGGCCCTGCAGGTTACTCTGCTGCCTTCCGTTGCGCAGATTTAGGTCTGGAGACCGTCATCGTAGAACGTTACAGCACCCTCGGTGGTGTTTGTCTGAACGTCGGCTGTATCCCTTCTAAAGCGCTGCTGCACGTAGCAAAAGTTATCGAAGAAGCCAAAGCGCTGGCTGAACACGGTATCGTATTTGGCGAGCCGAAAACCGATATCGACAAGATTCGTACCTGGAAAGAAAAAGTTATCACTCAACTGACCGGCGGTTTGGCTGGTATGGCCAAAGGCCGTAAAGTGAAAGTGGTTAACGGTCTGGGTAAATTTACCGGGGCGAACACCCTGGAAGTTGAAGGCGAAAACGGCAAAACCGTAATCAACTTCGACAACGCGATCATCGCGGCGGGCTCCCGTCCGATCGAACTGCCGTTTATTCCGCATGAAGATCCGCGCGTGTGGGATTCCACCGACGCACTGGAACTGAAAACTGTTCCTAAGCGCCTGCTGGTAATGGGCGGCGGTATCATCGGTCTGGAAATGGGTACCGTGTACCATGCGCTGGGTTCAGAGATCGACGTGGTTGAAATGTTTGACCAGGTTATCCCGGCTGCCGATAAAGACGTGGTTAAAGTCTTCACCAAACGCATCAGCAAGAAATTCAACCTGATGCTGGAAACCAAAGTGACCGCCGTTGAAGCGAAAGAAGACGGTATCTACGTTTCCATGGAAGGCAAAAAAGCGCCTGCAGAAGCTCAGCGTTACGACGCCGTGCTGGTGGCTATCGGTCGTGTACCGAACGGCAAAAACCTCGACGCAGGCAAAGCTGGCGTGGAAGTTGATGACCGTGGCTTCATCCGCGTTGACAAACAGCTGCGCACCAACGTGCCGCACATCTTTGCTATCGGCGATATCGTCGGTCAGCCGATGCTGGCGCACAAAGGTGTTCACGAAGGTCACGTTGCCGCTGAAGTTATCGCTGGTAAGAAACACTACTTCGATCCGAAAGTTATTCCATCCATTGCCTACACTGAACCAGAAGTTGCATGGGTTGGTCTGACTGAGAAAGAAGCGAAAGAAAAAGGCATTAGCTTTGAGACCGCCACCTTCCCGTGGGCGGCTTCTGGTCGTGCTATCGCTTCCGACTGCGCAGACGGTATGACCAAACTGATCTTCGACAAAGAATCTCACCGTGTGATCGGTGGTGCGATTGTCGGCACCAACGGCGGCGAGCTGCTGGGCGAAATCGGTCTGGCAATCGAAATGGGTTGTGATGCTGAAGACATCGCGCTGACCATTCACGCGCACCCGACTCTGCACGAGTCCGTGGGCCTGGCTGCCGAAGTATTCGAAGGTAGCATCACCGACCTGCCAAACCCGAAAGCGAAGAAAAAATAA
- a CDS encoding glycoside-pentoside-hexuronide (GPH):cation symporter — translation METSKLTVKEKIGYGMGDAGCNIIFGAIMLFVNYFYTDIFGLAPALVGVLLLSVRVIDAVTDPIMGAMADRTRSKYGRFRPWLLWMAFPYALFSVLMFTTPEWTYNSKVIYAFVTYFLLSITYTAINIPYCSLGSVITNDPKERVACQSYRFVLVGIATLLLSLTLLPMADWFGGEDKAKGYQMAMAVLAFIGMCMFLFCFATVRERVRPAVQTNDDLKADLKDVWKNDQWVKILLLTLCNVCPGFIRMAATMYYVTWVMQQSTQFATLFISLGVVGMMIGSMLAKVLTDRWCKLKVFFWTNIILAIFSGAFYFFDPKATMMIMVLYFLLNILHQIPSPLHWSLMADVDDYGEWKTGKRITGISFSGNLFFLKLGLAIAGAMVGFLLSWYGYDAGAKTQSDSAINGIMLLFTIIPGVGYLITAGVVRLLKVDREFMQQIQTDLEKRRANYRELNEYHDIKTTETVRKA, via the coding sequence ATGGAAACCAGTAAGCTCACGGTGAAAGAAAAGATCGGCTATGGAATGGGCGACGCCGGATGCAACATCATCTTTGGCGCCATCATGTTGTTTGTTAACTATTTTTACACAGATATTTTTGGTCTGGCACCTGCCCTGGTCGGTGTATTACTGCTCTCAGTACGCGTTATCGATGCCGTTACCGACCCTATAATGGGCGCAATGGCTGACCGCACCCGCAGCAAATATGGTCGATTTCGTCCATGGCTTTTGTGGATGGCTTTCCCGTACGCATTATTCAGCGTACTTATGTTTACCACCCCTGAGTGGACGTATAACAGCAAAGTTATCTATGCTTTTGTCACCTACTTCCTGCTCTCTATTACCTATACAGCAATTAACATTCCTTACTGCTCGCTTGGCAGCGTCATCACCAACGATCCAAAGGAACGCGTCGCCTGCCAGTCATATCGCTTTGTATTGGTAGGTATCGCAACCCTGCTGCTGTCCCTCACCCTACTGCCAATGGCAGACTGGTTTGGCGGGGAAGACAAAGCCAAAGGTTATCAGATGGCGATGGCAGTCCTCGCCTTCATCGGTATGTGTATGTTCCTGTTTTGCTTTGCAACCGTGCGTGAGCGCGTACGTCCTGCCGTCCAGACTAACGACGATTTAAAAGCTGACCTGAAAGATGTATGGAAGAACGATCAGTGGGTAAAAATCCTGCTGTTAACCCTGTGCAACGTCTGTCCGGGCTTTATTCGCATGGCCGCTACTATGTACTACGTGACCTGGGTTATGCAGCAAAGCACGCAGTTTGCAACGTTGTTTATTAGCCTTGGCGTTGTGGGCATGATGATCGGCAGCATGCTGGCAAAGGTGCTAACCGATCGTTGGTGCAAACTAAAAGTCTTCTTCTGGACCAATATCATCCTGGCGATTTTCTCCGGCGCGTTTTACTTCTTCGATCCGAAAGCCACCATGATGATTATGGTGCTCTACTTCCTGCTCAACATTCTGCATCAGATCCCATCCCCGCTGCACTGGTCGCTGATGGCGGATGTCGATGACTACGGCGAGTGGAAAACCGGTAAACGCATCACCGGAATCAGCTTCTCCGGCAACCTGTTCTTCCTGAAACTGGGCCTGGCGATCGCCGGAGCGATGGTTGGCTTCCTGCTCTCCTGGTACGGCTACGACGCAGGGGCAAAAACGCAAAGCGACTCCGCCATTAACGGTATTATGCTGCTGTTTACCATCATACCGGGCGTAGGTTACCTGATTACCGCAGGCGTGGTCCGTCTGCTGAAAGTCGATCGCGAATTTATGCAGCAAATCCAGACAGATTTAGAAAAGCGCCGCGCCAACTACCGTGAACTGAATGAATACCACGATATAAAAACGACAGAAACCGTAAGGAAAGCCTAA
- the aroP gene encoding aromatic amino acid transporter AroP gives MMESQQHGDQLKRGLKNRHIQLIALGGAIGTGLFLGSASVIQSAGPGIILGYAIAGFIAFLIMRQLGEMVVEEPVAGSFSHFAYKYWGGFAGFSSGWNYWVLYVLVAMAELTAVGKYIQFWYPEIPTWVSAAAFFVLINAINLTNVKVFGEMEFWFAIIKVIAVVAMILFGGWLLFSGNGGPQASVSNLWSQGGFLPHGFTGLVMMMAIIMFSFGGLELVGITAAEADNPEQSIPKATNQVIYRILIFYVGSLAVLLSLMPWTRVTADTSPFVLIFHELGDTFVANALNIVVLTAALSVYNSCVYCNSRMLFGLAQQGNAPKALMNVDKRGVPVNTILVSALVTALCVLINYLAPESAFGLLMALVVSALVINWAMISLAHMKFRKAKQQQGVTTRFPALLYPLGNWVCLIFMAAVLVIMLMTPGMAISVYLIPVWIAILGIGYLCKQKTAGAVKAH, from the coding sequence ATGATGGAAAGTCAACAGCATGGCGATCAGCTCAAGCGCGGTCTTAAGAACCGCCATATACAGCTAATCGCGCTGGGTGGCGCGATTGGTACCGGGTTATTCCTCGGTAGCGCATCCGTTATCCAGTCTGCAGGACCGGGTATTATTCTGGGTTACGCTATTGCCGGCTTTATCGCCTTTTTGATTATGCGTCAGTTAGGTGAAATGGTGGTTGAAGAGCCGGTTGCAGGCTCCTTTAGCCACTTTGCTTATAAATACTGGGGCGGTTTCGCGGGCTTCTCTTCCGGCTGGAACTATTGGGTACTGTACGTGCTGGTTGCCATGGCTGAACTGACGGCCGTGGGTAAATATATCCAATTCTGGTATCCAGAGATCCCAACCTGGGTTTCTGCGGCGGCCTTCTTCGTGCTGATCAACGCCATCAACCTGACCAACGTAAAAGTGTTTGGCGAAATGGAGTTCTGGTTCGCCATTATTAAAGTCATTGCCGTGGTTGCGATGATCTTGTTCGGCGGTTGGTTGCTGTTTAGCGGCAACGGCGGCCCGCAGGCCAGCGTCAGCAATCTGTGGAGCCAGGGTGGCTTCCTGCCGCATGGATTCACCGGTCTGGTGATGATGATGGCTATAATTATGTTCTCTTTCGGTGGGCTGGAGCTGGTCGGCATCACCGCAGCAGAAGCCGATAACCCGGAGCAAAGCATTCCTAAAGCGACCAACCAGGTTATCTACCGTATCCTGATTTTCTATGTAGGTTCGCTGGCGGTTCTGCTTTCTCTGATGCCGTGGACACGCGTCACAGCTGATACCAGCCCGTTTGTCCTTATTTTCCACGAGCTGGGCGACACCTTTGTTGCCAATGCCCTGAACATTGTAGTGCTGACCGCCGCCCTTTCTGTCTATAACAGCTGCGTATACTGCAATAGCCGTATGCTGTTCGGTTTGGCACAGCAGGGCAACGCGCCAAAAGCACTGATGAACGTCGACAAACGCGGCGTACCGGTGAACACCATTCTGGTCTCAGCACTGGTGACAGCGTTGTGCGTACTGATCAACTACCTGGCACCAGAATCCGCCTTTGGCCTGCTGATGGCGCTGGTGGTTTCCGCACTGGTGATCAACTGGGCCATGATTAGCCTGGCGCACATGAAGTTTCGCAAAGCCAAACAGCAGCAGGGCGTTACCACACGCTTCCCGGCGCTGCTTTATCCGCTGGGTAACTGGGTGTGCCTGATTTTCATGGCCGCAGTGCTGGTGATTATGCTGATGACGCCGGGCATGGCGATTTCGGTGTACTTAATTCCGGTCTGGATTGCCATTCTTGGCATCGGCTACCTGTGCAAGCAGAAAACCGCTGGCGCTGTTAAAGCACATTAA
- the aceE gene encoding pyruvate dehydrogenase (acetyl-transferring), homodimeric type — translation MSERFPNDVDPIETRDWLQAIESVIREEGVERAQYLIDQLLSEARKGGVKVAAGAGASNYVNTIAVEDEPEYPGNLELERRIRSAIRWNAIMTVLRASKKDLELGGHMASFQSSATVYDVCFNHFFRARNEQDGGDLVYFQGHISPGIYARAFLEGRLTEEQMNNFRQEVHGKGLSSYPHPKLMPEFWQFPTVSMGLGPIGAIYQAKFLKYLEHRGLKDTSKQTVYAFLGDGEMDEPESKGAITIATREKLDNLVFVINCNLQRLDGPVTGNGKIVNELEGIFAGAGWNVIKVMWGGRWDELLRKDTSGKLIQLMNETVDGDYQTFKSKDGAYVREHFFGKYPETAALVADWTDEQIWSLNRGGHDPKKVYAALKKAQETKGKATVILAHTIKGYGMGDTAEGKNIAHQVKKMNMDGVRYIRDRFNVPVTDEQVENLSYITFPEGSEEHTYLHAQRQKLHGYLPARQPNFTEKLELPALEDFGALLEEQNKEISTTIAFVRALNVMLKNKSIKDRLVPIIADEARTFGMEGLFRQIGIYSPNGQQYTPQDREQVAYYKEDEKGQILQEGINELGAGASWLAAATSYSTNDLPMIPFYIYYSMFGFQRIGDLCWQAGDQQARGFLVGGTSGRTTLNGEGLQHEDGHSHIQSLTIPNCISYDPSYAYEVAVIMHDGLERMYGEKQENVYYYITTLNENYHMPAMPAGAEEGIRKGIYKLETLEGKKGKVQLLGSGSILRHVREAAQILANDYGVGSDVYSVTSFTELARDGQDCERWNMLHPMETPRVPYIAQVMNDAPAVASTDYMKLFAEQVRTYVPADDYRVLGTDGFGRSDSRENLRHHFEVDASYVVVAALGELAKRGEIDKKVVADAIIKFNIDADKVNPRLA, via the coding sequence ATGTCAGAACGTTTCCCAAATGACGTGGATCCGATCGAAACTCGCGACTGGCTACAGGCGATCGAATCGGTCATCCGTGAAGAAGGTGTTGAGCGTGCTCAGTATCTGATCGACCAACTGCTTTCAGAAGCTCGCAAAGGCGGCGTGAAAGTAGCGGCAGGTGCAGGGGCCAGCAATTATGTAAACACTATTGCCGTTGAAGATGAACCGGAATACCCGGGCAATCTGGAGCTGGAACGTCGTATTCGTTCTGCTATCCGTTGGAACGCCATCATGACCGTACTGCGCGCGTCTAAAAAGGACCTCGAGCTGGGTGGCCACATGGCATCCTTCCAGTCCTCCGCAACGGTATATGATGTTTGCTTCAACCACTTCTTCCGTGCACGCAACGAGCAGGATGGCGGCGATCTGGTGTACTTCCAGGGCCACATCTCTCCGGGCATCTACGCACGCGCATTCCTGGAAGGTCGTCTGACTGAAGAGCAGATGAACAACTTCCGTCAGGAAGTACATGGCAAAGGCCTGTCTTCTTACCCGCACCCGAAACTGATGCCGGAATTCTGGCAGTTCCCGACCGTATCTATGGGGCTGGGCCCAATCGGTGCTATTTACCAGGCTAAATTCCTGAAATATCTGGAACACCGTGGCCTGAAAGATACCTCTAAACAAACCGTTTACGCCTTCCTGGGCGACGGCGAGATGGATGAACCAGAATCTAAGGGCGCTATCACCATCGCGACCCGTGAAAAACTGGACAACCTGGTCTTTGTTATCAACTGTAACCTGCAGCGTCTTGACGGTCCGGTCACCGGTAACGGCAAGATTGTTAACGAACTGGAAGGCATCTTCGCGGGCGCTGGCTGGAACGTTATCAAAGTCATGTGGGGCGGTCGTTGGGATGAGCTGCTGCGTAAAGACACCAGCGGTAAACTGATCCAACTGATGAACGAAACCGTTGACGGCGACTACCAGACCTTCAAATCCAAAGATGGCGCGTACGTACGTGAGCACTTCTTCGGTAAATACCCGGAAACTGCAGCCCTGGTTGCTGACTGGACAGATGAGCAGATTTGGTCTCTGAACCGCGGTGGTCACGATCCGAAGAAAGTTTACGCTGCACTGAAAAAAGCGCAGGAAACCAAAGGCAAAGCAACTGTAATCCTCGCCCATACCATCAAAGGTTACGGCATGGGTGACACCGCCGAAGGTAAAAACATCGCTCACCAGGTTAAGAAAATGAACATGGACGGCGTGCGTTATATCCGCGACCGTTTCAACGTTCCTGTGACCGATGAGCAGGTTGAAAACCTGTCTTACATCACCTTCCCGGAAGGTTCTGAAGAGCACACTTATCTGCACGCTCAGCGTCAGAAACTGCACGGCTACCTGCCTGCTCGTCAGCCGAACTTCACCGAGAAGCTGGAGCTGCCGGCTCTGGAAGACTTCGGTGCGCTGCTGGAAGAGCAGAATAAAGAAATCTCCACCACTATCGCGTTCGTTCGTGCCCTGAACGTGATGCTGAAGAACAAGTCGATCAAAGATCGTCTGGTTCCGATCATCGCTGACGAAGCGCGTACTTTTGGTATGGAAGGTCTGTTCCGTCAGATCGGTATCTACAGCCCGAACGGTCAGCAGTACACCCCGCAGGACCGTGAGCAGGTTGCTTACTATAAAGAAGACGAAAAAGGTCAGATCCTGCAGGAAGGTATCAACGAACTGGGTGCTGGCGCATCCTGGCTGGCTGCTGCGACTTCTTACAGCACCAACGATCTGCCGATGATTCCGTTCTACATCTACTACTCCATGTTCGGGTTCCAGCGTATCGGCGACCTGTGCTGGCAGGCTGGCGACCAACAGGCTCGCGGCTTCCTGGTAGGTGGTACTTCTGGTCGTACTACGCTGAACGGCGAAGGTCTGCAGCACGAAGATGGTCACAGCCATATTCAGTCTCTGACTATCCCGAACTGTATCTCTTACGATCCGTCTTATGCGTACGAAGTTGCGGTCATCATGCACGATGGTCTGGAGCGTATGTACGGTGAGAAACAAGAGAACGTTTACTACTACATCACCACACTGAACGAAAACTACCACATGCCGGCAATGCCAGCAGGTGCCGAGGAGGGTATCCGTAAAGGTATCTACAAACTCGAAACCCTCGAAGGTAAGAAAGGTAAAGTTCAGCTGCTCGGCTCCGGTTCTATCCTGCGTCACGTGCGTGAAGCAGCACAGATCCTGGCGAACGACTACGGTGTAGGTTCTGACGTTTACAGCGTAACCTCCTTCACTGAACTGGCGCGTGATGGCCAGGATTGTGAGCGCTGGAACATGCTGCACCCGATGGAAACTCCGCGCGTTCCGTACATCGCTCAGGTGATGAACGACGCTCCGGCAGTAGCATCTACTGACTATATGAAACTGTTTGCCGAACAGGTTCGTACTTATGTACCGGCTGATGATTATCGCGTACTGGGTACTGACGGTTTCGGTCGCTCTGACAGCCGTGAAAACCTGCGTCACCACTTCGAAGTTGATGCTTCCTACGTGGTTGTAGCGGCCCTGGGCGAACTGGCTAAACGTGGCGAAATCGATAAGAAAGTGGTTGCAGACGCAATCATCAAATTCAACATCGATGCAGATAAAGTTAACCCGCGTCTGGCGTAA